One Mycolicibacterium sp. TUM20985 genomic window, GGGGGTTCGCTGTACACGTTCACGGTCAGCCATCGTGCGGTATCGCCCCACTTCGCCGACGACGTGCCGCAGATCCTCGCGGTGGTGCAATGGGACGAGGGACCGCGGTTCTCCACCGAGATCGTCAACGCCGAACCCGGCGTCATCCGAGTGGGCATGCGGGTGCGACCCGTGTTCACCGACTATCCCGACGCGGGAATCACCATGCTGCGCTACGAACCGTCCAACAGTCCGTAACGGCCCGCGAGCCTGACCTGAGCGCGTCAGGCCTTGGCGAGATGCTTCTGCGCGTAGAGCCGCGCCCATTCCTTGCGGGGGCGGATCGAGACGTCGACGTCGGCCCCCTTGGCGCGCAGCGCTGCAACGGTCGCCTGGTCCTTCGGCGTCCGGGCGAACGGGTCCCACCCGAAGAACCTGCACGAGTTCTGCCACGTGATCTTGTCGATGTCCGCGTCATCGGCGCCAGCACCCTCGAGTTCGGCGAGCACCTGCTCGGGAGCGTCGGGCCAGAAGCAGTCCGAATGGGGGTAGTCGCACTCCCAGGCGATGATGTCGATGCCGATCTCGTGGCGAAGCCTCAGCGAGGTCTTGTCGGTCACGTAGCACGCCAGCGAGTGCTCACGGAAGACGTCGCTGGGCAGTTGAGAGCCGAAGTCGCGACGCAGCCACTTCTGGTTGGTGTAGTGCCGGTCGCTGCGGTCCAAATAGAAGGGGATCCAACCGATTCCGCCTTCAGAGAACGCAAACTTCAAATCTGGGTAATTCCGCATTGCCGGGCCCCACAGCAGGTCCTGGGCGCACATCGCCGACACCTGGGTGGCCAGGATGATGAGGTTGTCGATCGGCGCATTCGGCGCCATGCTGATCGCTCCGAAACCGGTGCCGATGTGCAGGCACATCACGACGTTCTCCTCCGAGAGCGTCCTGAATACCGGCCCCCAGTAGTCGTCATCGTGGTAGCTCGGCAAGCCCTCCAGATGCGGGAGCTCCGGCATCGTCACCGCGCGGCAGCCCTTGGCCGCC contains:
- a CDS encoding Zn-ribbon domain-containing OB-fold protein, with the translated sequence MSAMSRPIPIPTPTTQPFWDALSEHKIRIQYSPSTNQYVFYPRILAPGTLADDLEWREIGGGGSLYTFTVSHRAVSPHFADDVPQILAVVQWDEGPRFSTEIVNAEPGVIRVGMRVRPVFTDYPDAGITMLRYEPSNSP
- a CDS encoding amidohydrolase family protein; this translates as MKIDDLILVSIDDHVVEPPDMFLNHVPAKYRSEAPIVVTDDKGVDQWMYQGRPQGVSGLNAVVSWPPEEWGRDPAGFAEMRPGVYDVHERVRDMNRNGILASMCFPTFTGFSARHLNQHREDVTLVMVSAYNDWHIDEWAGSYPDRFIPIAVLPTWNPDAMCAEIRRVAAKGCRAVTMPELPHLEGLPSYHDDDYWGPVFRTLSEENVVMCLHIGTGFGAISMAPNAPIDNLIILATQVSAMCAQDLLWGPAMRNYPDLKFAFSEGGIGWIPFYLDRSDRHYTNQKWLRRDFGSQLPSDVFREHSLACYVTDKTSLRLRHEIGIDIIAWECDYPHSDCFWPDAPEQVLAELEGAGADDADIDKITWQNSCRFFGWDPFARTPKDQATVAALRAKGADVDVSIRPRKEWARLYAQKHLAKA